The genomic stretch ACCGGCCGCACGCCGCCGGTCGCGCGCAGGGCTTCCGCCCGGGATTTCCGACCGGTTTCCGACGCATGCGCCTCCACCATCGGGCGGATGCGATACGACGCGTTCGACTTCCTGCGCTCCGTGGCGACGACCGTGCTGCTGGCCTGGTCGGTGTTCGCGGTCATGCGCTGGCAGCGGCCGTTGATCGCGCGCGGACACGGCTGGCTCTGGGTTGCGCTGGCCGGCCTGCTCTCCACCGCGCAGTGGGCGGTGAACGTGTCGATGCGCAATCCGATCAGCTGCCCGATCGTGGTCTCGCTGCTCGTGCTGGTCTCGATGATCGGGCTGGCACCGGACGACACGGTGCTGTCATCGACCGCGACCGCGCAATCGCTGTGGTTCCGGCGTGGCGCGGTGTCGGCCCTGGTCGGCACGCTCGGCGGCATGGCCGCCTGGATACTGCTGCTGTAGGTGACCCGGGTACGCTTCGCTTACACGGGGTTTAAAACCGGCTCACGTATGGATCAGCCGGCCGCCGCCGAACGACCAGTTCTCCCACGTGGTCTCCTTGAAGGCGACCATCACGTGCTCGGGATCGAGCCCCGCCTGCGTCAGGCGATCCATCAGTTCGGCCAGCAGTTTCTTCTTCACCTTAACGCTGCGGCCGACCGACCACAGGATCTCGATCAGCACGAAGTCGTCGGTGCGCGGCGAGGCGAGATCCGGATACGCCGGATCGAAACGGAAATCGTCGGCGTCCAGTTCGAACACACGCTGGAACAGATCGGCCTGCGGCACGCCGCTCGATACGAGGCTCGCGTGAACCGCGTCGAGCACGGACGCCTTGAATCCGGCGGTTTTCGGCTTGCGCACGGTGAGGGTGACGAGCGGCACGACGGCTCTCCTCTTCGATGACGATGGCTTGCGTGGTCAGGTGGTGATCGGCTGGCTCAGTTCGCGCCACGACGGCGCCTGCGGCCACTGCGGTTCCAGGTTGCCTTCGAGCACGCGACGCAGGTCGCGGCGATCCAGCTGCGGCGCGATGCCGTGCAACAGTGCGAGCGCGTATTCGCGCAGCACGCGGGCGCGCGGGATCACCGCCCAGGTCACGCATTCGGGCAGCGCATCGGGCGCGGGCAACGCGACCAGATCCTCGTCGCGCGCGCCGACCGCCATTTCCGCCAGAACGCCCACGCCCAGGCCGGCGCGCACGTAGGTCTTGATGAGGTCCGCGTCGCGCGCGGTCATCGCCAGCTGCGGCTCCAGGCCGGCGTCGACGAAGGTGCGGCGCAGCGAGGACTCGGCGCGCGTGGATGATTCGTAGCTCACCAGCGGATGCGCGGCGAGTTCGGCCAGCGTCGGCGCGCGCTTGAGCTTCGCGAGCGGATGCGTGCGCGGGATAAGCACCAGTCGCCGCCAGCGATACAGCGGGACCGCGACGCCGCCTTCGGGCTCCGCGCCCGCGGTGCTGATGACCGCGAGGTCCGCTTCGCCGCGGGCGAGTTGCTCCAGCACTTCGTCGCCCGCGACCGCCTGCAGGTGCATG from Lysobacter auxotrophicus encodes the following:
- a CDS encoding tautomerase family protein, giving the protein MPLVTLTVRKPKTAGFKASVLDAVHASLVSSGVPQADLFQRVFELDADDFRFDPAYPDLASPRTDDFVLIEILWSVGRSVKVKKKLLAELMDRLTQAGLDPEHVMVAFKETTWENWSFGGGRLIHT
- a CDS encoding LysR family transcriptional regulator, coding for MTLTQLRYLVAIADSGLNITLAAERVHATQPGLSKQLKQLEDELGFQLFTRKGRSLEAVAPAGERVLMHARRILEEAGNIRAYAANERGQHSGQLVLATTHTQARFVLPEAIAAVKREFPQVSMHLQAVAGDEVLEQLARGEADLAVISTAGAEPEGGVAVPLYRWRRLVLIPRTHPLAKLKRAPTLAELAAHPLVSYESSTRAESSLRRTFVDAGLEPQLAMTARDADLIKTYVRAGLGVGVLAEMAVGARDEDLVALPAPDALPECVTWAVIPRARVLREYALALLHGIAPQLDRRDLRRVLEGNLEPQWPQAPSWRELSQPITT